The DNA region ATCGCATTTTAAAAAAACTCTCGGGCGGCTCGCCCTGAGTGCCGAGCTCCGTGCCATGGTCACCCAGGCGATTGAAACGGCGGAACCCCCGGTGCGGCTGAATCGGGTACTGCGGGCGCTGGGTGTGGCCGTGTCGGTGTGGTACGGCCAGGGGGTACTGAAACCCAAGAAGCCTGGCCGCAAACCCCAGGCGGTGCCCGAGGCGCTGGCGGCGCAGGTGCGGGCATTGGCCGAGCGCTATCCGTGGTGGGGCTACAAGCGCATTGCGGTGGTGGCACGGCGGGCGGGATGGGTGGTAAGCAACCAGGTGGTCTACCGGGTGTTCAAGGCCGCGGGGCTGCTGCAGAAGAAGCGGGTGCGCGAAGCCTCGCTGTATCAGGCGGCGCGGTTGTTTGAGCTGCTGCCGCAGGCGCCCAACGAGCTGTGGCAGGCCGATGTGACCTACCTGCACATCCCAGGGCACGGCTGGTGGTATGCGGTGACGGTGATCGACTACTACTCGCGCTACCTGCTGGCGTGCCACTTCACAGCGAGCTACAGCGCCCCGGAAGTGGCCACGGCGCTCGATACCGCTCGCGCGGAGGCCGAGCGCATCCACGGGCTGTTGACCAAGACGCCGTTTCTGGTGACCGACAACGGCTCGAGCTTCCTCGCGCGGCACTTTCGCCGCCACATCGAGGGGCAGTACGCGCATGTGCGGATCCAGTACCGCACGCCGACGCAGCTCGGATTGTTGGAACGGTTTCATCAGACGCTCAAGACCGAGGAGGTGTACTGGAAGCTCTACAGCAATCCGGGCGAAGCACGGGCCTCGCTGGAGGTATTCCGGCAGCGCTACAACGACGTCAGGCCGCATTGGGCGTTGGTCCCATCGGGGCAACGTGATCCGCTGACGCCGGCCGATGTGTACGTGCATGGACGAACAGTGGAGTTACCCAAGTGGCAAGGTTGGGCAAAAGCCGCCAAGGAAAAATTGAAAAACATGACTGAAGGCGCGCACTTACCATCAAGCGTGGCGCCTGCGGCTGAAGCGGTTGCCTGATACCGGTGAGCACTCTCACAAAATCAGGTCGGACGTGTCCAGTTGATTTCGGAGCCAAGACAAAAATCTATTCGCACGCTCCGATCACTGAAGCGGTGATCGAGCTGCGCGTGGATCCCGAAGTGAGCCAGAAGGAACAGGAGAAAATAGTTCAGCGGCTCAAGAAAGACTATCCGCACTCGCAACACCTCAATGCGTTCAACGTCAACTTCAACGCGAGCCCAACTGGCAGCGGTGTAACGGTGAGCCAGCAACCGCAAGGCTTCCGCTTGACCTCTAACGATCAAGCAGACGTTACGATCATCACGCCGCTAAACATAGTAACCGCCCGTCTCGCGCCTTATCTTGGCTGGAATGCTTTTCGTGGCCGAGCTGTCGCTGTGTGGAAGGTATGGAAACGAGTCACCAAGCACCGCTCCGTCGTGCGCGTAGGCATCCGGTTTATCAACCGGATAGATATTCCACTCGACGACCGTAACCAAATACCGATTGAAGACTATTTGACGTTCTATCCGCAAGCCCCGGTGATCGGAACGTTGCCGATGATCAGCTACCTCGCCCAGATCACGCTGCCTACTCACAATCCTTTATGGACAGCGACGCTCACCTCGACAGTCGTGCCGTCCCCGCTACTCAAACACATGTCACTGTTGCTCGATATTGACGTGTTCCGTACTCGGGAGATTCCGATGAAGGACGATGATTTATGGACGACGATCGATGAGGCGCGCGACATTAAGAACACCATCTTCCAGCGTTGCATCACGCCACTATCTGAGAGGCTCTTCAACTAATGATCCTTCAAATAATCCCTTCCATCTGGACGTTACAGCCAACCGCAATGTTTCCGGCCGACAGCGATTCGGGCAAGATAGCCGAG from Pseudomonadota bacterium includes:
- a CDS encoding TIGR04255 family protein, translated to MIELRVDPEVSQKEQEKIVQRLKKDYPHSQHLNAFNVNFNASPTGSGVTVSQQPQGFRLTSNDQADVTIITPLNIVTARLAPYLGWNAFRGRAVAVWKVWKRVTKHRSVVRVGIRFINRIDIPLDDRNQIPIEDYLTFYPQAPVIGTLPMISYLAQITLPTHNPLWTATLTSTVVPSPLLKHMSLLLDIDVFRTREIPMKDDDLWTTIDEARDIKNTIFQRCITPLSERLFN
- a CDS encoding DDE-type integrase/transposase/recombinase: MVTQAIETAEPPVRLNRVLRALGVAVSVWYGQGVLKPKKPGRKPQAVPEALAAQVRALAERYPWWGYKRIAVVARRAGWVVSNQVVYRVFKAAGLLQKKRVREASLYQAARLFELLPQAPNELWQADVTYLHIPGHGWWYAVTVIDYYSRYLLACHFTASYSAPEVATALDTARAEAERIHGLLTKTPFLVTDNGSSFLARHFRRHIEGQYAHVRIQYRTPTQLGLLERFHQTLKTEEVYWKLYSNPGEARASLEVFRQRYNDVRPHWALVPSGQRDPLTPADVYVHGRTVELPKWQGWAKAAKEKLKNMTEGAHLPSSVAPAAEAVA